Sequence from the Malaciobacter pacificus genome:
CGATGCTTCTCATACTAACAGCTTCCATCTCTTTGCTATCCCAAACATATTCATGAATCATTTCATTTGTAACTGTATTATTAATATTTTTAACTAAAAGTGTTAAAAGATGTTTTTCTTTTAGTGTTAGATCAATTTCATGTTCATGTTTATAAAGTTTCTCTTCTTGTAAATCAAAAGCAAATTCATATCCTAAATCAACTTTTTCAGTTACTTCTTCGCTAATCTTATGACTAAATAGGTATTGGATTTTTAAGTATAGTTCTTCAAAATCAAATGGTTTTTTAATGTGGTCATTACATCCTAAAGAGTATGATTTTTTGATGTTTTCTATATCAATTTCTGCACTAATCATAATAACTGGAACATCTTTATCTTCACTTCTTATCACTTCTAAAACTTTGTGACCATCAAATCCTAAAACATTTACATCAAGAATATATAAGTCATATTTACTGTTTATTACTACATCAATTGCTTTATATCCATCTGTATAACTCTCTACAAAAAAACCTTTATTTTGAAGTGAGTTTTTTATTACTTTATTTAGTGAAAAATCATCTTCTAATAAAAAAATTTTCATTAATTCTCTTTTGTTAAATTTTGAGGAAAAGTATAGATAAATGATGTACCAT
This genomic interval carries:
- a CDS encoding response regulator transcription factor is translated as MKIFLLEDDFSLNKVIKNSLQNKGFFVESYTDGYKAIDVVINSKYDLYILDVNVLGFDGHKVLEVIRSEDKDVPVIMISAEIDIENIKKSYSLGCNDHIKKPFDFEELYLKIQYLFSHKISEEVTEKVDLGYEFAFDLQEEKLYKHEHEIDLTLKEKHLLTLLVKNINNTVTNEMIHEYVWDSKEMEAVSMRSIVHKLKKKLKNGMIINLRGVGYKLIYQK